In a genomic window of Desulfovibrionales bacterium:
- a CDS encoding rod shape-determining protein → MKYILSNLSQIISLPSIAVDLGTANTRIYASLNGEITVRPSLVSLTGRKTNNISDEYLEYINNNRLVTKPLRGGVIVDLKNSIKLLKPLLKKSRRFLLSPISLASAPTDTTEYERDLLRKAIINAGASHVSIIPEVWAAAVGAGMDITHPSAQLLIDIGDGVTDMAVFRDGRMIYSSSVRMACSDLQRAIRSAVMTKYKIQIYDDSTERLTNEISSILKSQEHNCESFDIAGIDIIKRRKVICCVKKKDIINALEPVVSKIIKMIEISLKRVPEKIYCEILESGICLTGGGACIEGIDRLIAFRTNMEVRIASDPIHAVINGAIQILNFWNGKKNWWENVVWPKLST, encoded by the coding sequence GTGAAATATATATTATCTAACTTATCACAGATTATATCACTACCAAGTATAGCTGTGGATCTTGGCACAGCGAATACTCGCATTTATGCCTCTCTGAATGGAGAAATTACAGTAAGGCCTTCTTTAGTAAGCCTTACTGGTAGAAAAACAAATAATATTTCAGACGAATATTTGGAATACATTAATAATAATAGACTTGTTACAAAGCCACTTCGCGGTGGCGTAATTGTTGACCTCAAAAATTCCATAAAGTTATTAAAACCATTACTAAAAAAATCCAGAAGATTTTTATTGTCTCCGATATCATTGGCCAGCGCTCCAACAGATACTACAGAATATGAACGTGATCTTCTTCGTAAAGCGATTATTAATGCTGGGGCATCTCACGTGTCAATAATCCCCGAAGTTTGGGCTGCTGCAGTCGGTGCGGGAATGGACATAACTCATCCAAGTGCACAGTTACTTATAGATATAGGTGATGGAGTAACAGACATGGCGGTATTTCGCGATGGTCGCATGATTTACTCCTCATCGGTCCGAATGGCATGCAGTGATCTCCAGAGAGCTATTCGTTCTGCAGTTATGACGAAATACAAAATACAGATATATGATGATTCTACTGAGCGGTTAACAAATGAAATTTCATCAATTCTGAAGAGTCAAGAGCACAATTGTGAATCATTTGATATTGCTGGTATTGATATTATCAAGAGGCGTAAAGTAATTTGTTGCGTGAAGAAAAAAGATATTATCAATGCCTTAGAGCCAGTGGTGAGTAAAATAATCAAAATGATTGAAATCAGTTTAAAAAGAGTTCCTGAAAAAATATATTGCGAAATATTAGAATCAGGAATTTGTCTGACAGGTGGCGGAGCTTGCATTGAAGGAATTGATAGGTTAATAGCATTTAGAACCAACATGGAAGTTAGAATAGCATCTGACCCAATACACGCAGTGATAAATGGTGCAATTCAAATATTGAATTTTTGGAATGGGAAGAAAAACTGGTGGGAAAATGTTGTTTGGCCCAAGTTGTCAACATGA
- a CDS encoding BrnT family toxin, with translation MKLNFEWDEEKAKANLKKHRVSFDEAITVFLDPFSITISDPDHSVEEQRYIDIGSSDKGHVLVVVYTERGSNIRIISSRKATLSERKLYQEGSN, from the coding sequence ATGAAACTGAACTTTGAGTGGGATGAAGAGAAAGCCAAAGCGAATCTCAAAAAGCATAGAGTCAGTTTTGATGAAGCCATAACGGTTTTCCTTGATCCCTTTTCAATTACGATCTCTGACCCAGACCATTCAGTGGAGGAGCAACGGTATATTGATATTGGTAGTTCTGATAAGGGCCATGTACTGGTAGTGGTTTACACCGAACGAGGCTCGAACATACGTATTATCAGTAGTCGTAAGGCGACCCTATCGGAGCGAAAACTTTATCAAGAAGGAAGTAACTAA
- a CDS encoding type II toxin-antitoxin system RelE/ParE family toxin: MIRSFKCEYTEALSKGRRVRQFVNIAKVARRKLRQIEIAGQLDDLRVPPGNHLEALKGDRSGQYSIRINDQWRVCFRWTDAGAEDVEIVDYH; this comes from the coding sequence ATGATCAGATCATTCAAGTGTGAATACACCGAAGCGCTCTCAAAAGGCCGGCGTGTCAGGCAGTTTGTGAATATCGCTAAGGTGGCGCGGCGTAAGCTTAGACAGATCGAGATCGCCGGTCAACTTGATGATCTGAGGGTGCCACCCGGCAATCACCTTGAAGCACTCAAGGGTGATCGTTCCGGTCAATACAGCATTCGTATTAACGATCAGTGGCGTGTCTGCTTTCGTTGGACGGATGCGGGTGCAGAAGATGTGGAAATTGTCGATTACCACTGA